The stretch of DNA ACAAATTTTCGTTCTTTCCCATTCGATAAAACTTTCTCCCTCTATATccatttttttcgattttcaatctgaaacttagcgatctaagctccgatagtagcaggatagctaaatcttgaagagggaaagcttaaggtatggtttaatttcgttttaaattaaaataacaattggtttcgtataggaGTTTTGTGAATTaaaatagttatgaaggttctgaccttataggattgttctcgggtagtcatgaGACTAGTTTCgatgtttacttgttgaatttgaggtgattttgagttagaaatcgagtttggaactttttaaagcttagtccgaacgttaatagcctttttcatttaatggctcgatttttatttttgttatgtaaggatggtaatatttatagtatatatgcaccttgtgaagtttggagtgatttggataagttttggtagtgtttcggtgagtgcaaaaattggaattttcgaattttatagtttttagaaattcctATGTGATCAGAAATCATATTTTTGTCATACTTTTGACTtgggtgtccgttttggacattctatataccgtttcaaagcttgcgacgagctctacaatatggtgtatgctttagagccaaaataaaagttttattttagtatatttataccgcggggacgtttgatagaaaactttagattgtcttatgtgaatattaagtAGTGTTTTGAGATAAACACTCATtagtttatcgttgttgtgacatagggccgagatcatcggggatagttctcTACTTGGGTTGGCCGAAATGTAAGAACctagattaaaggtaagaaaaatatattgtactgcattgtacgttgtatgtaatacaattagtattgcaatgaattgattaatattgagatataattaatattgttctataatgaaaatatttattggtTGAGTATCGATAATGTGatgatattatgcatgtgatatatgggctcacctgattaggtgatgcgattacTCCTGACGACGTGTAGATATGCCATCAGTGATATGAAAAATTTCTAGGTTATGGCATAGAATGAAACCGTTGTAGGGCTTCCTCCTGGCGTCGTGTAgatacgggcgtcagtgacatatgataagtaccggggGTAGGTACGAGTTCGTCTAATTAGGCGATGCGACATATTGGTGCCAAGTTGTGGCATGGGCTCACTTGATTAGgcgatgcaattatatgatatatgggtgcaggttcTTAGCACAGGCTCAGCTAATAGGTGATGAAGTTATGCGATATATGGGTGTCAGGCTATGGCAcaggcttgcctgattaggcaacgtTATGTAATGAAGATTGctactttatgaggtaacacatatatataatttatatgattaaatgaatataaattctattattggtataatggttttgtactaccaaatatttgtataatgatgtttattcgtggcagatgccagtagtgatttggatttcatcttatgaacaatgcgtgatggtttgattctgattgtgtataaatgatagtattcgaataataaactatacgattattattattacttttattgttgagtccttgtgactcacgagtGCTATGTAATGCAGGTAAATGCAAataaaagctagatcaaccatgaggtaatagtcttctccagcaatatACATGTTGACCTCACCGGCCTACGTGCCGAGTTGCCAAGAGTTGTTTTGGACTAGGAACCTTTCCCAAGTCGACCGCTATGACTCGAGACTACTAAACTCCGAGgtgttatttttcttgctacgtgtcaaacattgatgtctACGTCATTAGAAAAAATTTCCGAGTTAAGACTAAATATATAATCAAAGATACATAAATTATTATAgaaattgatatatatatatatatatatatatatatataaggatattaattttctataaaagtgtttaaattattaagttttgttttaaaaaaaatattaagtttagtaaaatttaagtatttaagtATTGTTTAGCagtgaaaattcttaataagttattatgttattgtaacacaataatattcaaattatttttttggccataaaattatttaaattattatatttatacttaaatacccaaattattttttttttcagcgaaAGTACTCAATTGTAATTTTGTAAGCAATAATGAAAGCATAATTTCGGACTCCCAATTCatattagatagaaaaaatcaTTAAGATTTTATGATCTGCTGCAGAACTTATTCCACATAAATATTATAAACATAATAATTTcaagaaaataattttcgatAAACACAATAATTTAGATACtacccaaataaaaaaatatatattttttgaaatcaaAAGTAAAATAATTTGAATGCATATTCAAGAGATGGATTTGCTTGGTTgccctaaatatataatttgaagCCAATGAAGAAGAGGGTAGAGAGAGATCAGAGGGaccatgtatatataaatatatatatataaatatattatataaggtGAGGTGAAAGTGACCTAAACGACCAAAAGTACTACCAATTATACGGCCTGAAGATAAACTAGCTAGGCTGGAGCCTGGTGATAAATAACActctataatattttcataattgCCTTTATGAGTctgtatgtgtgtatatatatatctaaatgGGACACATAAAACAAccaattttttctttctttttttttttcaaaagaaaaatgtactcaaatttttatttttatttttggatttgGGGACCTCCACATTTTCAATCATGAAGCTTCATCAATCAACAACACACACCACGAACCCTAGCTAAAATTCTAATTTATTATTAgattgtatatacatatatagacatagatatatgtatatatatagtttgagTTATTTCTCTTCAAAATGTGTGACTCAAGTTCATCTTGACCACCATTTAATCTTTGCCCTATTTCTTTTTACAAGATCCTAAATTCTCGTCTCTTGTCTTGTTTCTTAtctttatactttttttttacatatatataattggaaaatcaattatgtactgccaaaaaataaaagtgcTTTTACATAAATACCAAATATGTACATGCATggttcataaatatataattcgtCCACTCTTTTTGTTAAATTCATTGAAATATTAACTTGTCAACCATTTTACTcaaaacaagttttttttttcttcatacatatatataattgataaAGAAGAACAAAATCTTCTACCAAtcttttgtttaattatttatttttacgtactatatatgatatatatatataatagctgTCATCAACGCTCATCATAAGCATATGATGATTTTGGCATGCATCGAATATTATTTGAGtttattataaaacaaaatttatacACTAATATATTAATGGGTCATTTTCttcataaatttaatatatatggaGTGGAGAGACAAGCAAAAAGCGAttccaattattttttatttttatttttatttttttaaaaaaaacataaataattataattgctttattgaaaaaaagagagaaggaaatattaatttgttttttgaagttgaaattaaatttgaaacatatatagatatatatatacatgcatagaAATCAAAACTTGGGACTTTATCTTATGATTTTCTCCTCAGTACGCCATTTTAAAGCAAGGATTTTTGTTCTTTTCCAACTCTTTTGATTCTATACTGATTACAGGGTCCCAAACCCCAATAATTCACTTCACATGCATACTACATAAATACAtatactttattatatatacttgttgttaattatttttatttgaaattataaaacatattcatatattatttgatgaggacgactatatatatatatataaatatatatatttcttttttgtgTTGGCACATGGACAAAGGAAAGTGATACCTTTTAGCCTATGAAAGCTGAAAGGAATGGGGATGATCATGTACTTGAATGGGCCTATcttttgataaataaatataaccattatatatatatatatttatatatataaataatatcatCTATGTTATCATCTTTTGGTTCTTTCCTCCCTTCTATATATATAACCATTTATATATACACCAATATGTGTTGTgacttttaaatattatttcttcttctttgtcgTGTAATATATGgatagaaaaagaaagaaaaaaagaccgAACCCtcactatatttatatatatatttatatatatatatattacttgaTGATCATGGAGTGGTACTGTTAAAcaatcttaattaattaaatagtctTTCTTTTTCCATGATCATTGATCAAGACCTTTGTAATATAAGATCAAGATATATGtgaatacatatattaattattacataAATCACAGTTTTGCATGCACTTAATTTTGCACTAATTAATCTGTATTATCTACACATTCATATAGAGAATTGTTCCATTAACATGTTGAGACACAAATGTAGATATGATCCAATTATTCAATtagaatttgatatatatatatatatatatatccagtGAAATTGGTTGATTAGTTTAATTATGGGTTATGGCTATAGTTTTTCCAAATAATTTTGCACTAATATTAACCCTCTTATTTCCaaagtaatatttttatgtaccTCTCAGTTTGTTGTTATTGTTCAAGATGTTAGAAATTTACTTTTGACTTTATCTTTTGTTGaattatgttttgttaattAAATGATCTGTAAATAAATTGGCTCATTGCTTAGaagagactcttgtttctctacaAGTTATGTGCTTCAGTTGGAGGATTGTTCCTCTAAAGTGCGTTCTATTATTTTGCatgagtttattaattaataaattctcatatttatatataaaaaaatattaatcctcttattaattatttaatcacAATTtgcttaataaatatatatatataatatatgtagaCATATGTAATTGTGATATTGTTTCGTGCATATATATATGACAGTACTATAATTGATTTGCCACTGTATTATTACCTTACCCTCTAAACTAGAATTCTTTACAGTGGTACTGCATATGTGTCCAAATTTAATTGAAATTTCACcaaaattaaatgtatatatatttatattgacttttttttttttaatttctatatgtatataaaataaaaaattaattaaatgtttacAGGTACTGATTCATAAAAAGTTCATTGACTTTTtagtcttttatttttttttaacagtaCCTGCATATTACTTTTGAATGAGTACTCACtgttatacttatatatatatatatatagtcttcatcccttaattattttattaccaAACACACATGTACACATGAACAAAATCAGGGGAATTAGATCATTATTGTTCACAGGaaagtatatatacatatgtatagaTTATAGATATATCActcacacatatacatatacatagatatatatatatatagagagagagagagagaggacccTAGGTCTAGCCGAATTATCAACATCTTCTGAATCTTTTTGTCATATTCTACAGAAACATGGAATTGTTCTACCCTTTATCTCATGAAATTTCAGCATCCATCGATGGAGGGACCCCATTCTGTGTTCCACACACAACTAGTAACACTCTCTCATGCATAGCATACCCCACAACAATAAGGACACCCCCCACAcgctattaattaatttcttcccCCTTCTATTAATTCTCATAATAATAATGCTAGCTacaattatatacacatatatatatatacatacttgTAGGTAAGGccccctcaaaaaaaaaaaaaaagcctatAGTACACCCCTTAAAATAATGTTTCGGGAAACTTTTCATATGTTTTAACATTTAGTagattttttagtttattattttttttttttataattgcaTATGTTAAATTATTTTGCATATTGCAAATGTAACTGATGCACTAATTACTTTTATTACAAGTcccaaaagaaaatataatttagataGGGATTTTTAAATTCTCATGTATCAGTTGAttttattgattaataaaatacaaattttcttttaaataataataagatttaaatattttattgtattggtagtattttttttcaatatatgtgataaacaattatttaaagtaaactatttaatattttttaaaaattaataagtgaTCTTATATAAATACAgggtatataattataaaaacaaattaaactagaaaacttttataaatacaaaataaaaaataaataaaaactcctctaaaaaaaatttgagggtatagtacatattttttttacagttatatatatatagtactacTTGTAATTTCTCTGTTACAGGGCAGTATAGTACTATATACTTAGCTTTCTGGGACGAAATATGATGGCATATAACTAAAAAAAGTGTAAAACCATTATGTGTAGTTAAATTTAGATGATGAATAAGGATTAAGGAAAATGACTTAAAGACTACTGTGAAAAAGTGAAAAACATCTCAATCGGAAAGGAGACATTGATAGACacccattttaaaaaaatatggtcccatttttgaaattatagttttttttgCATTAAAAAGATGGATGATGATCAGAACGTATACATTATCATGGAAATTTGAGTACACGAGTTTAATTCaatgtgtatgtgtgtgtgaAAAGGATTTAGTCTCAAAAGAGTTGTAGCTtcccatatatataaaaatataaatattgatCATTAAATTAGAGGAACAAAAATCCCAGGATACCAAAGTGTTTGGATATCTGTTTAAAGAGAAAGTCaccatcaccatggatttttgATTAGAGAAAAAGGTGAACCACATAAAGctaactatatataatatatattatttaataactctATGTTTCCTTCAAAAGTAATTAATCTTCTTACTGTTTTTTCACTTAATAAAAATCTTCATATCATAAAAAtcctttttgaaaattttgacacGGTGTGAAGTTACAATATTGGGTCACCATACAAATATCCAGAAAACTATAAACAATGACAAAGaactataatattataataataagctTAAATTGACAACACATGATAACATTAGGCAGGCCTTAATTACTCTTATTCAGTAATTAAAAGAATATCATGAATAATATTAACAGAaaacattgaaaaaaaaaaactcaaataaaaacCACAAATTTAAGATATATAATTCGGTAATTAACAAAAGCCTGCTGAGAAAGTTGGGTATGATAATAaacaaatttacaaaaaaattcaaaaaaaaaaaaaaaaaaaaagcattaaATTTTCTATGGCACACACACCTGTAATTAAGTAAACTCCCCAGAGAAGAGTTTGTACTGTCATTTTCCAAAGCCATAAGCTTCTTCAGTCTTCTTCTCAAACTGATGATCATCACCATCATATATGAACTTCCGTAATATTCTCGTccctttccttcttcttcttctttttttgttcTCTCTCTTcactgtttaattaattaacagtaaaaaaaaaaaatacacacaaatatgaattttttttttttgaactaaaGGGTCTGTCCAAAAGCTACAGCAAGTCTCTGTAGATCTTTATTAGTGTACATTATTTCTGATGAAGCCGCTTGTAGCTGATGATGATCGTTCTGATGATGCCACGTGGGGTTTGATCCTGTAGCAGTAGTAGTATTACTAAAGTGTGATTCTGGTTTCACAATGTTACTGTACAAAATGGGTTGAAgatgtgaagaagaagaagaattttgATTATTAGTATTACTAATTCCTCCACCAAGAAGAAAAGGGCTATGGAGATATTCAGACCATTTTATGTCTTCTGGGTCATCAGATTTTATGCTACCAACAgtactttcattgactaatccCCACGAGAAGTTATTAGGAGCGGCGGCGGCGGCGGCCGCGGCGGTGGAATTAGTGTTGTGATCAAagaagttgttgttgttgttgttattattattaccttGTAATTCGATATTGCAGCTACTACTACTACTTCCGTTGTTGCTGAAAGTACTAGTTTCCCAATTTTGTACGGCTCCAGTAGTTgttgtagtagtagtagtagtgctATTACTGTTGTTTTGGTGATCAGATAATAAGGGGAGACTTATGGAGGGCTTTACACGTGGAATATTGGAGGGTGGTGATGACGATGAtgctgttgttgttgatgaAGGTGATACTTGTTGTTGTAGTGGCTGGATGAGATTACTAATCATCTGATTATGATGATGGTGTTGTGGAGGTCTAGTTGAATTTTGATTAATGTTGAAGCAGAAACTGGccatgttgttgttgttgttttgatctTGA from Cannabis sativa cultivar Pink pepper isolate KNU-18-1 chromosome 2, ASM2916894v1, whole genome shotgun sequence encodes:
- the LOC115719451 gene encoding transcription factor MYB61, whose product is MGRHSCCYKQKLRKGLWSPEEDEKLLNYITKHGHGCWSSVPKLAGLQRCGKSCRLRWINYLRPDLKRGPFSQQEENLIIELHAVLGNRWSQIAAQLPGRTDNEIKNLWNSCIKKKLRQKGIDPNTHKPLSEVENDIGNKLENKGNKAATNNNNNENINNSTVRASSLGNLSNDHHHHHHHHHLNLADQSQPSMAAINRYPLLEVSSSTPPTQEFFIEKSTDTRSSPSISSSSPCDFSTYFSFHSNNYNTTSSAAAAAAVSHHQDQNNNNNMASFCFNINQNSTRPPQHHHHNQMISNLIQPLQQQVSPSSTTTASSSSPPSNIPRVKPSISLPLLSDHQNNSNSTTTTTTTTTGAVQNWETSTFSNNGSSSSSCNIELQGNNNNNNNNNFFDHNTNSTAAAAAAAAPNNFSWGLVNESTVGSIKSDDPEDIKWSEYLHSPFLLGGGISNTNNQNSSSSSHLQPILYSNIVKPESHFSNTTTATGSNPTWHHQNDHHQLQAASSEIMYTNKDLQRLAVAFGQTL